The following proteins are co-located in the Calliphora vicina chromosome 2, idCalVici1.1, whole genome shotgun sequence genome:
- the meng gene encoding serine/threonine-protein kinase meng-po, with product MGTIEKRTFSFRLRRSRAGDGGSTNSRNSNNNSSTCTNNNRCNSPLTPTSVSMKLEVPNATASVSRRSSIYRKPDKDDSGLIHIIRDIDLPLMSFTDQYNITKILAEGCFAKVMLATHRPTQTEVVLKAVHAELTTMQEFQKEFHFNYELSHHRHILSAYNVAFQTKDYYVFAMEHAEYGDLASNLGPNGLHENACKMITEQLSSALGFMHSKNLVHRDLKLENVLVFKPDFSRVKLCDFGATTKKGVLVHKVKHTWTNFVPPEVLEIVKNERFTCLPSSDSWQFGILMFHILTGSAPWNAADWVKDVKYCNFMKYEQRKTTKIPDSFRRFSARLMRCFRKYLSHDPEDRCKVTEVSKYMKDRWVECRISTSKSATLISPSPDQDSCIYLNQREGRNSADENKSRLKRMMSNYGLDNPLDQNAVRKRVLDWLATCDNNFDTEIESLVVVDVAN from the coding sequence aaaaacgTACATTTTCATTCCGTTTGAGAAGATCGCGTGCCGGTGATGGAGGCAGCACAAACTCGcgcaatagcaacaacaacagcagcaccTGTACCAACAACAATCGCTGCAATTCACCCCTGACACCAACCAGTGTCAGCATGAAACTGGAAGTGCCCAATGCCACGGCTTCAGTGAGTCGGCGCAGCAGCATTTATAGAAAACCCGACAAGGATGACAGTGGCCTCATACATATCATACGTGACATTGACTTGCCCTTAATGTCCTTTACGGATCAATATAATATCACAAAGATCTTGGCCGAAGGTTGCTTTGCCAAGGTAATGTTGGCCACTCATAGACCCACTCAGACTGAGGTGGTGTTGAAGGCCGTACATGCCGAATTGACTACAATGCAAGAATTTCAAAAGGAGTTTCACTTTAACTACGAATTGTCTCATCATCGTCATATCTTGAGTGCTTATAATGTGGCTTTCCAGACCAAGGATTATTATGTGTTTGCCATGGAACATGCGGAATATGGCGACTTGGCCTCAAACTTGGGTCCCAATGGTCTGCATGAGAATGCCTGTAAAATGATCACCGAGCAATTGAGTTCGGCTTTGGGTTTTATGCATTCGAAGAATCTGGTTCATAGAGATTTGAAATTGGAAAATGTTTTGGTTTTTAAGCCCGATTTCAGTCGAGTTAAGTTATGCGATTTTGGAGCTACCACCAAAAAGGGAGTTTTAGTGCACAAAGTCAAACACACTTGGACAAACTTTGTGCCGCCTGAGGTTTTGGAAATAGTTAAGAATGAACGTTTCACCTGTTTGCCCTCTAGTGATTCTTGGCAATTTGGCATTTTAATGTTTCACATTTTAACAGGCAGTGCTCCCTGGAATGCAGCCGACTGGGTTAAGGATGTCAAGTACTGCAATTTTATGAAGTATGAACAACGCAAAACTACCAAAATTCCTGATAGTTTTAGAAGATTCTCGGCCAGACTTATGAGATGCTTCCGCAAATATTTATCACACGATCCAGAAGACAGATGCAAAGTGACCGAGGTTTCCAAGTACATGAAAGATAGATGGGTGGAATGCCGTATTTCTACTTCCAAATCAGCCACGCTAATTTCTCCCAGTCCTGATCAGGATTCCTGCATTTATCTGAATCAAAGAGAGGGACGCAATTCAGCCGATGAGAACAAATCCCGCCTTAAACGTATGATGTCAAATTATGGCCTAGATAATCCTCTCGATCAAAATGCCGTGCGCAAGAGGGTGCTGGATTGGCTGGCCACCTgtgataataattttgatacCGAAATAGAGAGTCTAGTAGTGGTAGATGTAGCGaattag